A stretch of DNA from Methanoplanus endosymbiosus:
TAGGATGGCTGAGGGTGAACGCTGCTGAGCCATCCGAAATTATGACATGTGTCAGATCTCCGACTGTTAATGTTGTCTCCAGCCTTGCCCCGTCACTGCATAATACCTCCCTGAAATCATCAGAGAGATCTGCCGCACCTTTGTCGGCCAAAACTCCTATTATACAGGTTCCATTTGTTGAAAGGTTCTCTTCGCGCGTAATTTCAAATGTGGATTTATGCCCGGCCCGGACATTTGGATGGCCATAGCATACAACTCTCTCTTCTGCCCTGATCATTACCATTTATCCAGTATTATTAGATCTGTTCACATGATACCCTTTCTGATACTGCAAATTCCTGTCTCATCAGATCAAAAAAAATATTGTTATCTACTGAAAGGATATATCTGCTGTCCGGTTTATTAATATTGCAATGAATGAAGAATTTTTTTGTCCTGCCTGCAACTGCGAATGTGAACATGAGATCCTGAAAGAGTCAGGAGATCTTCTTGTAAAGTGCAGCACATGTGGAAATATCCATCATGTTAAAAGACCCGCAGAGCCGGAACTGCTGAAAGTAAAGGCGATAATCAGTTCAGAAGGAAATTCGGAGACCGGGATTATTGAACTTTTTGAAGATGAAATTATTCAGAAAGGGGACCTTCTGGTTGCAGAGATCGGTGACGATGCGGCAGGGGTTGAGGTCACAGATATAGAAATGGGAGAAAAAAGGCGACATAAAGCAAAAGCCTCCGATATTTCGACTCTGTGGACGAGAAAGATTGACAGGGTTGTAGTCAAGGTTTCATTTCACGATGCCAGAAAAACTATTCCGCTTTATGCAGAAGTTGAGGGTGAAGATGATTTTATCATCGGAGATTATTACAATACTAATGGTCACCGCTACAAAGTCACACATATAAAATTAAGAAACGGTTCAATGATGAGAAAAGAAGGATGGAAAGCGTATGCACGTAAAATAAAGAGGGTTTATGGAGTTAAACCCTGAATCTATCTTATTTCTGTAACAGTTACGCCAACTACTGAATAGCCATACTGAAGAACTATTCCGTCATCTGTTTTTTCTGTGATTACTGATGGCCTCTCAAGGGTCATTGTTGAATTTTCTGCTTCTTCATCCGGAGTGTAACCAAATGCAAGCGGCACAACCATTCCTACCTGTGCGGATGAGAAATTGCCACCTATCATATTGTACTCCTCTGCGGTCATGTTCCTGGTTAATGTGGAAGCAAAGTCAAGATCAATCTTTTTCACGCCACCTGAACTCATTCCCTCCACTCCGGTACTGACAGCATCCATTTCAAGATCAAAGACTGCATACTGTGCAATGCCGTCAGGATATACATAGGCATCTACCGGAAAGAGTTTCTGATCTGCCAGTGCCCCTGCCTGTATTACAAGAGGTTCTGATAATGCTACAGGAAATCCTTTTTCATAATAGCTCTGGACAATGTTTCTGTCAGAAGAGATGATTGGTATTCCTTCCTGGTAATTCAGCGTATAATCGACTATTACAAAATCTCCCTTCTCAACTTTCTTAAATACCGAAAAGAAAGAAAATGTGAGTGAAAAACCTACAACACATGAAATCAGAATGAATACAATAAATACTCTGGACAGAGTCTTCTGCCAGTCTGTATCATTCTTTTTCCCCTTTTTTTGTGACATCTTAAATTATATTTGAATTTAAAGGATAAAAAGTTGTATAATAATGCCCTGCCTTTACTCATCAGATAGCATTAATATCACAAA
This window harbors:
- a CDS encoding DUF371 domain-containing protein; this encodes MIRAEERVVCYGHPNVRAGHKSTFEITREENLSTNGTCIIGVLADKGAADLSDDFREVLCSDGARLETTLTVGDLTHVIISDGSAAFTLSHPTDLVWRRSTFVCPRTIGVCSDTVACKIPEEIITRLKEGVEMTVDMKVSFNPEAQSPSFLLPEGLFHTGEEYQCLSHKG
- a CDS encoding HVO_0476 family zinc finger protein, with product MNEEFFCPACNCECEHEILKESGDLLVKCSTCGNIHHVKRPAEPELLKVKAIISSEGNSETGIIELFEDEIIQKGDLLVAEIGDDAAGVEVTDIEMGEKRRHKAKASDISTLWTRKIDRVVVKVSFHDARKTIPLYAEVEGEDDFIIGDYYNTNGHRYKVTHIKLRNGSMMRKEGWKAYARKIKRVYGVKP